CCCGATTCGAACGGCAAGAACGAAAGGGAAAGAGGAGAAGGATGGGTTCGGAGACGTTCGTGGAGATCATCCTGGCGATCCTCTTGCCGCCCGTTGGAGTCTTCCTCCGTTATGGCTGCGGAGTAAATTTCCACGCCCATTGCTACTAGTTCCATTCCATTTCTCTGTTCTCGACTAATTGTTTATCCttgatttatcttttatttttttgttgttttggatTAAAATTTGCAGGTGGAGTTCTGGATAACTTTGCTGCTGACGATTTTGGGGTACATCCCGGGGATCATATATGCGATCTATGTCCTGGTCGGATAGCACGACGACGACGtggtctccttcttcttgttcctttttcctttgctcTATGAAGTCAAATAAAATTGGCGTGTCGGTTCTGTACTTCGTCTCTCGCTCTTCTTCCCCTGGATTTCATCCTGTACTCGGGCGCGATTCCGCTTCGCATCGATCCACTTGGTTCCCATGGTAAGGCATGTATGGCTCCTCAGGATGGAAGTGCGCAAGGCTCGTGGACATGTTCTTTTACCAAGAAAAACCCAAGACTCAAAATTCAAACACGTCGCGACTTGCTCAATTCAATTTCGAAAACGACTTGATGATTGAAAGTCCTTGAGAATGAGAATGAGCTTGCAATGGAACCGtcggagaattttttttaaattgaatgaCCATCATTTTACAACTTCAAGCTAAGAATGTCTAAATAAAGAGGAGAAACAATGGATAACCATGGTCAGAGAAGCATCAGGACTGGGCCCGTACCTGGCCGAATTTAACGAATCCAGCTCCAGGAACGGGCTCATCCTATTTAGGCAGAGGGCCCGCGCCACTAGTTATAGTCGAGGAAGAGTATATCCGCGTATCCAAACAGCCCCTAAGCGCGTCGACAAACTATATAAAACCCTGGAAAATGCTTGAGGAATTTTCACTATCGGCACTACTAAGGGCgaacatgataaaaaaaaaatttctttttttgtttttataaaaatttatttctctatttcccAGATTATGTTATTTAATtaggttatttgatttctctgtttctcaaattagttttggaacataaatttgtttggtaatgcaattttataaaaatttgtttggtaatgcaattttattgttatatttctagaacaattttttatttcaaaaattagaagttATAATTTTTAGCTTTTCGATTTTTAGAATGAAAGTAAGAAAAGATTCATCATTCAATGACAATTGTTCACTCTTATCATTGCTTGTCGCTCACTCATCACCCACGGGAGCCAAGGCTCGCCACTGCATCGTTGATCACCCACCGGCCCACCGCTTTGACCACCCATTGCCGATTGTCGACCCTCGATCGCCGGCCATCAGCCGTCGGTCATCGGCCACTCGCCACCAAATGCCGGCTGCTAACTACCAGACACTCGCCACCAAACGCTGGATGTCGGAAGCCGAACTTCGGCCACCCATCGCTAGTTGTTGGCCATTGGATACCTCTGCTAAATGACAGTTGCTAGCCACtaatccatatatgattgt
This Eucalyptus grandis isolate ANBG69807.140 chromosome 7, ASM1654582v1, whole genome shotgun sequence DNA region includes the following protein-coding sequences:
- the LOC120295514 gene encoding low temperature-induced protein lt101.2 — protein: MGSETFVEIILAILLPPVGVFLRYGCGVEFWITLLLTILGYIPGIIYAIYVLVG